The Negativicoccus succinicivorans genome contains the following window.
CCCGGCCGATTATCCACGCCCAGAACCGTCACTTTAGCTACATTGGTGTCATGCGCGACGCCACGAATAGCAGCTTGCTTTCCTTCCATGTTGTACTCCTCCTGAATCATCGTTCCTTCTGTTTCCGTAAATGTTGAACGTACATGAATCGGTACACGATAACGGCTTCCCATTTCTACTGCCCGAGGCTGCATAACACCGGCGCCAAGTCGTGCCATCTCAAGCATCTCACCATACGTGATTTCCTTCATCTTGAAGGCTTGTGGAACCACACGCGGATCTGCCGTATAAACGCCATCCACATCCGTAAAAATTTCGCAAACATCCGCTTGCAGTGCGCCGGCTAAAGCAACTGCCGTAGTATCACTGCCGCCCCGTCCCAATGTCACCATATCACCATTGTCAGCAAGGCCCTGGAAGCCGGCAACAATCACGATATTACCTTCGTTAAGAGCGGTGAAAACACGCTCCGGATTGATGTCTAAGATGCGTCCTTTGCCGTAAGACCGACTAGTTTGAATGCCGGCCTGCTGTCCCGTAAAAGAAATCGCAGGCTGTCCCAGCTCTATAAATGTCATCGCAAGCAAAGCGATGGAAACCTGTTCACCGGTGGTAAGCAGCATATCCAGCTCACGACCGTATGCTTTGTGCGTACATTGTTTCGCCAAGGCCATTAAATCGTCTGTCGAATCCCCCATTGCCGAGACGACAACAACGATTCTGTCTGTCGGTTGTTTCGACGCCAAAATGCGCTCTGCAATGTGACGGATTTTTTCTGGCGTTGCTACGGAAGAACCGCCAAACTTTTTGACCTGTAACGTCATACTTTGCCTCCTTAAATATTTAAAAATACTTATTTAACATGGTAACATTAACACCCGCTTGTGTAAAGAACTTATCATATAAAAAAGAGCGGTTTAAACCGCTCTTTTTTATATGATTTACACAGTTATTATTTTTTTAAAATTCAATGCCCCGACGTGCGCGAATACCTTTCTCAAATGCATGCTTGATCAGTTTCATTTCAGTTACTGTATCAGCAATCGCAATAACCTCCGGACGCGCATTGCGTCCCGTCAAAACAATGTTCAATCGTTCCGGACGTTTTTTTATTAAATCGACGACATCTTCCACCCGTAACAGACCGAAATCCACCGCGTAATTAACTTCATCCAAAATAATCAGGTCCCATTGATCCGACATCACTTCGTTTTTGACCGTCTCCCACGCAGCACGTGCTTTTTCCTGATGCTGTTGAAACTCTTTCTGACCACCGTCTTTTTTATTGTGACGTACGAACCCGTTTCCTAAAGGATGAATTTCCACATCCGGCGACAATCGCTCCAACGCACTGAGTTCGCCGTATTTCCAAGCGCCTTTGATAAATTGTAATATCAGCACCTTTTGGCCGTTGCCTACAGCTCGCAAAGCAAGTCCCAATGCGGCGGTAGTTTTGCCTTTACCATTGCCGGTATTTACCAATACTAAACCTTTATCCATTTAATCTCCCCTGCCGATAGTCATGACAAATAGTCAAGAAGCGTCGCGCCGCTTGCGGAGAGCCATCCCACGCCAAATGTAAGTACGATGCCAATACATTTTGTGAAACATACCCTTCCTTATGCGGTGTGACATTGCGACTACCGATCAATTCGTATGCCCATGGATATGTTTCGTCGTTCTCCGGAAGTAACGTTGAGAAGTGAAATTCATGCCCGCGTAGAGTCGCTCCTTTTGTCGCGATAATGCTGTCCTGTTGCGCGGTCGCCGTCACATAGCCGACACGCTGCAACTTATTTTCCATTTGCGTCGTTGCAGGTACGATACCCGTCAACGGGTATCGGGTACCGGCAAAATCCGTCACGCTTTCGCAAAGGTACATCAAGCCTCCGCATTCCGCGTAAATCGGCATACCATCGTCAGCCGCTTGCTTCATTTCCGTAAGCATCTCCCGGTTTTCGCTCAATGCATCCAAAAACATCTCCGGGAAACCGCCGCCCAAAATGATTCCGTCAATATCAGGCGGCAATTCTTTGTCAGTTAACGGACTGAAATGAACTAATTCAGCCCCCAACCGCTCCAAATATTGCAAGCTGGTCGGATAATAAAAGGAAAATGCCGCATCATGCGCTACGGCGATCCTTACCTTTATCGGTTCGTCAAGCTCCTGTCGCGATTCGATACTAAGATCCGGTGCTTGTTCGGCCGCGGCGCGCAAACGATCCAAATCAATAGATTCATGCATGACTTTCGCCATCTGTTGAATCACGGCAGTCGGATCGGTTTCCGTCACCGGCGTCAATCCCAAGTGCCGTTCCGGCGTTTGGAGCAAATCATTACGATGAATAATACCTAAGACCGGAATCCCCAGCTGTTCAATGCTTTCCCGAACCATTTCGGCATGTTTCGGTGAGCCGACACGATTAACGATTACGCCTGCCAACCGAACATCCGGGTCATAATTTTTATACCCAAGCGCAATAGCACCGGCACTTTGTCCCATTGACTGCACATTAATAACCAGTATGACCGGCGCCTGCAGACGTTTCGCGATAGCGGCAGTACTACTGATACCGGCAGAGCCTCCATCGTATAGGCCCATGACTCCTTCAATGATCGAAAGTTCTGCGCCCTCACTTAACCGCGTAAAATTTTCCGCCAGTTTTTCCTCCGGTACCAACCAAGTATCAAGGTTATATGAATCCCGCCCGGACGCCAGCGCATGAAAGCCGGGGTCAATGTAATCCGGCCCTACTTTAAATGGCTGAACAGCATGTCCGGACTGCGTCAATGCCGCGAGCAAACCGGTTACAATCGTCGTTTTTCCTACACCGCTGTTCGTTCCGGCAATCACCACTCGTGGTCGGTGGAAGGTTGTCATTAGTGACTCCGTTTCGCTAAGATTGTCGATAAATAATTTAACTTTGTATCTTCCGGCAAGGCACGCAAATCGCGATATATGATCTCATCCGGCAAGCCTGCACGCGAAATCATAATCGCATCATCAATCAAGTTGTATTTTTCCATCAGCTTTTTAATTATCGGCCAAGTTTTATAAACTTTCATAATAACCAAACTGTCGCTGACCGCAATGACACGTTCCAATTTTTCTGCATCCGCAGTACCGGGTAAAATGGTAATAACGTCTTCCTGATCGCCGACTGTCCGTCCGATACGAGAAGCAATCGCCAAAAAAGCAGGGATGCCCGGAATAGTTTCGATGGGATATTCCGTTTTCTTTAGTGCTCTAAAAATGTACATGTATGTACTGTACAACATGGGATCACCGAGCGTTAAAAACGCGATATCCTTGCCCTCCGCCAACAATCCGGAAATAATTTTACGGTTTTCCTCCCAGGCTCTTTCCTGAACTGTCATGTCCGGAACCATCGGGAAAACGATAGGGATAACTTCCGTTGATTTTTTGATAAAAGGCTTGGCAATTTGGTAGGCAACCGAATCGGTTTTCTTCTCCGTTTTCGGAACGATAATCACGTCGACATGCTCCAGTGTCCGTACCGCTTTAACCGTTAGAAACTCTGAATCCCCGGGCCCTACACCAATTCCATATAATGTTCCTGTTTGCATACTAACCCCCACAAATTTTAAATAATAGAAGGAATCGCCGGTCGCCCATGTGAGCGACCTCGATACCTTTCACTGATTGCATCATCCAAGTGCTGCATATATAGCTTGAGTATATCTTCAATTTGTCCCAAAGACTGCCAATCCTCTTCAACAATAAAACCGTATTCTAACAACTTTTGAACAACACTTTCTTCTTTACTAAATATATCCACACTTACGTGTTCACCCGCATGGAAAAAGAGGGGTTTAACATGAATCTTACGAATTCCCGCAAAACGCATTTGCTTTGCCGCTTCACGCCATTCGGGAAATCCCTCCAGTGTTCCTATCCAGACATTATCATAGCCCAACTGATTCGCTTTAAGTTGTAACGCCGAATAAACCGCCTGCGCAGGATGATTCGTCCCGTGAGCTAATAGCAAGAGTCCTTCCTGCGGTGCGGAGGGGATCACATCCTTCAGCGTGTCTAAAAGCAATTGATAGTCATCCGGCCGTTCGTCCCCCTGACCGATAAAATACAATAAAGGTCGACCGATCACCAAACGTCGAAAAACAAGGTCTGCTTTCCATTTATACACCAGTTGCATTATTTTCGAGTATTCCGCCCCCGGGATAATGTGCAAGGGTTGATACGCTACCTCACGATATCCTTCCGACGCCAAATGGTAAAACATGGCCCGTTCGCTGTAAAACTTTTCCCCTTCTTGTTTCGAGATTCGGTCGATGACAATCCGACTTGTAAAGGCGATGTATACGTCCCAATCCGGATATGCTTTTTGAGTCAAGTTCTGCATATGTTTCAGCGTGCGTCTACGTTCGTCTGTTAGCGTCGTACCAAAACTCGTCAGCACAATCGCTTTATCATTCATCATGTCCCTCCCAAATATTCTGCTCTGTCCCTTATTTCCATTGTGTTGCTTCATTAATGCTTTCCGAATCGGCAGCTCTGCTGGCTTAAAGTACATCATAATTAATGTCGTACTGACTTCCGGCATTAGACAGGCAGGATGGTTTTGACGCCGTATAATGTGTATATTACCAATCCATATAATACCATTGTCGTACAAGCGATGCGAATTACAGTTTCTTAGCGTGAATGTTGTTTCAAGCCAAAGCTTACACGCACACGAGATCGTGTTTCGACCGGGGATCCGTTAACCGTCCCGGGCGCAAAGCGCCATCGATATACGGCATCCACTGCTGCCTGATCCAGCGCTGCATTTCCTGATGATTCGGCTACCCATGCGCTCGTTACGGATCCTTGCGCTCCAATTACCAATTCTACACCTACGGTGCCTTCAATATTGGCTCCACGGGCGGATTCCGGATACTTCGGGTCGGGAGCGGAAAGTATGGATGGGCTTGTAGGCGGAGCAGTATTCGAGCCCACACCAGATCCTGTGCCTGATCCGGTCCCTGAACCGATGCCGGATCCTCTCCCGGAACCGATACCGCTACCCGTACCGCTACCTATGCCCGATCCATGTCCGGTTCCCTGACCTGTGCCGGAGCCGGATCGTGAACGTCGAACACGATGTTTTCGCATCGGCTTTGCCGGGGATTGTTCCGGCGTCGATGCGTAAGCATCATGAATTGGCGCTTCTACGTTTTCATCAATACTTTCTTCTGTGCTTTCCCAATCATCGTATTCATCTAAATCATCCGGAAATGTCGACGTGTTCTGTGCGGCAATATCGGAGCCGCCGCCACCACCGCCACCCGGGTCATAAATCTCGACTACCACGGGATCGAGAGATACGTGTTCCGGTGTTGGTGCAAAGTGAATCGCAACTCCGAATAAAGCAAAAACAATAGCATGCGCCAGAAGAGATCCTGTTATAGGCTTGCCCCAGCCCTCATTTTCACCATAATACATAACAACCTCAAGGTTGCGGCGCAGCCGGCGCCGGTTTCGCCCCATCGGTAGCGATACCGATGCGCGAAATGCCTGACAGCTTTACCTGATCCAAAACATACATAAAATTATTGTATTGCGATTCCGCATCCGCGCGCACCAAAATCGCCAGTTGTGGATTTCTGGCTTTTTCTACTTCAATGCGTCGCCGCAAGTCCTCTGCATGTATTGGTTCCTGTTCAAAGTAAATCGTACCGTCTTTTTTTATACTGATCGGCACGGTAGTTTCCATACTCACTTTAGCGGATTGTGTCTTGGGCAAGGACAAATCCACTGATTTTTGAACCACCATGGTAAGCATACTCATCATAAAAAACACAAGCAAGAAAAAGATGATATCAATCATCGGGATAATCATCAGCTTCGGTTGCTTGCTTACCCGCATTTCTCTAAGCTTCATTTGCCTCACCGTCCACATGGGCCAGGTAAACAGATGCTAAACGCTCCATATCGGAAACAAGATTATCCAAACGGTGCGCCAAATACGTATGCACAACCAGAGCCAAGATGGCCACCAACAAACCGGTTGCCGTTGCTACCAGTGCTTCCCCGACACCGGCAGTGATAGCAAAAGGCTGCCCTTCAGAAACGGATAAAATGCTGAACGAATTAATCATCCCGGTCACTGTGCCCAATAATCCCAATAGCGGAGACATTGTAACGATGACATCCAAATAATTTAAATAGTTGCGCAATAAAGATGCGCCATGGGCGGCGCTGCCTTCGACAACGGCAGTTTGGCTGGCGCCGGTATGAAGATGCCCTACTGCGTCACGAATCGCCATCGCCGGGAATCCGCCATCCTCATCCAAGATCTGCTTCAAACCGCTAAGATCGTTTTGATGCAGCAGGACCGGAATTTCTTCGACTAATTTCGAGATGTCTGATTCTGCTTTTTGGTAATAACGAAATCGCTCAATCCCGATTGCAATGACTAAAATCGAACACAGTAGCAACGGATACATTACCAAGCCGCCTGCATTGAATAAATGAAGTGCGTCACTCATACTGTTCTCCTCCCTGTTCTCATTTTATGATGAGAATTCTCAAAGCATAAAACCATGAAGTTTATAATAAATCACAATATCAAAATACCACAGTTAACGATTGATGTAAATGCATTCCCATCATTTTCTGGCAATGAACCTGACCTATTGAGGATTTCGTGCAAGTATTGAATGGACTCTCCTCCATCTTTAAAACTCCGGTTCGTATGAATAAGATGCCCGTCGCCAACACAGCTCCCGGCTATTCAGCTCAATACATCTAAAAGTTCCACAAGTTCAGAATCGGTAGATTGTATTCCCTGCCACCACAAACTTTTTACAGTCCCTTGAGTCATTTGTAAATAAAAATGTGAAAAAGCAACATCGAAATAACTGTGTTGCTTTTTCACATCTTTAATGTTGGTAGTGATCTTGGACAATGCGTAATACTTTTTCATCCGATAAATCTTTGACGTGATAATAGGTCGCCCCCATGGAAGAGGACAATTTCTTAGCGATCCCCATGCTGATGAAATCTGTTTCGGTATCAATCACCACCATGGCCGCTCCGGTACGACGTAACTTTTCTCCCAGTTCGATCGCCTCGTCCACCGGGTTACCGCCCGAGAGCGAAGAAGTTGCACGGCCGTCAGTCACCAAGAGAAATACCGGTCGTACTTCCGGATCTTGAAATTTCAATTGTGCAAGCACGGCAAGCGACATTTCAAGCGCAGCCGCCAACGGTGTTTTACCGCCCGTAGGTAATTCCTTCAGAGCTTTTTGTGCCAAATCAATACTGCGCGTCACGGGCAATAGAAGTTCCGCCGTATTGCGCCGAAATGTTATCAGACCGATGCGATCACGCTTTTGATAGGCTTCTTGCAAAAGGCCGTAAATGGCCCCTTTTACCGCGCCCATACGATGCTTTGCTCCCATAGACCCCGACGCATCCACACAAAACAAAAACACGGTTCCGGTGCGTTTTTCGCGCACTTTCTGACGTAAGTCATCCTTTTCGAGGGCAATGGCCAAGCCATGCTTTTCCCGTTGCTTTTGGTACGGCGCAGCAGCACGAATGGTTGCATCCAGCGCAAGGTCGGTAACTTCGTGAGCCATCGGCACGGCACGAATGTAGCGCCCCTGTTTTAAATCTGTCTTCGTTCGTTGCCGTTTTCCCGAACCTTTACGCTTAAAACGATCCACATTCATCGTGACTTGCAGCTGTAACGCCGAAAACGCTTTATTGATATCTTCCCAAGTTTCCGGCGGCAGCGGCATTTGTGGATTTGGCGGCGTATCGGCTTCATGGGAGTCATCATCATTGGTATCAAAGTCGTTATCTTCCGGCAAATTGGACGGAGGAGGCGGCAATTCTCGTGCATCATTTTGCGGTGGCATCTCCGCAGAATCATCATCAGACTGATCCGGCGGTTGCGGCGGTTGTTGCTCCGGCTGTTCCTGCGATGCATGTTCGGGTTGATGCATACGATGCGGTAACACAAAATACGCCGCTCGTTCCATGTCATCGGGTATCAAGAAATTGCGGCCGGCAAGAGCCGCTACCGCTTTCGTCGCTTCCAGTAAAATAATGTCCCCGCGATGACCGGCAAGCCACGCATTTTCACTATATACAGCCGCCAACTGCAGCATGGGCGCCGGCACCTCCATTTGCGGAATGATGGCTTGTGCCGTTATTACTTTTTTGCGCAACTTTTCGGTTTCTTCTGCATAGCGTTGTACAAAGGCGATGCGATCTTTTTCGTACGCTAAAACGCGACGAACAATCTCCTGTCGTTTGGCAGGGTCGGTTTCCGCCTGCGCATTGACAAACATCCCGAACCGATCCAAAAGCGCATCGCTCAACGTTCCCTCTTGGGGATTCATCGTACCGACCAGCATGAAGTCGGTAGGATGAGAATAGGAAAGTCCTTCGCGTTCGATTTTGTTTTCATGCGTCTCATGAACCTGCAAAATCGCCGCTAAAAGGTCTCGCCGCAGAAGATTGATTTCATCGATGTATAAAATTTGTTGATCCGCTTTGGCAAGTAAGCCGGGTAAAAATATACGCTTACCATCGGCTAACGTTTTTTCCAAGTCAATATGACCGAAGACGCGGTCTTCCGTTGCGGAAAGCGGTAATTCCACCAAAGTCTGCTCCGTTAATGCCATCGCGGAGCGCAGTAGTGTGCTTTTCGCTGTCGCCTTGCTTCCGGAAATCAGCAGGCCTCCGATCTTCGGATTGACTAAAGCCAGGAGAATGGCTTCTTTTACATCATCCTGGCCGACCACGGCAACAAACGGATAGATATACGGATAGCTCATGACGCTTGGCCGTTCAAAACCTGATCAATCACGGTAAAGTCGATGCCGGTTTCTTCAAACGGTTTACGGCGCATACGGTGCGGCAAAACAAGTTCCGCCGCTGCCTTCAAATCTGCCAACGTCACTTCGCTGCGGCCGTCAAAAGCGGCGATCGTCATGGCGGTTTTGAGCATCGTAATATCGGCTCGATGACCGTCGACGTCTAATGCCACGGAAAGTTCCGCCGTTTTTGCCAGCGCTTCATCAGGAACTTGAACCGTAGGCAGGAGCACACGGGCGCGGTGAATCTTTTTTTCCAATTGCTTTTGTTCTTCCGCGTATTCTTCCGCAAATTTTTCCGGGTCGGCTTCATATGCCAAGCGACGTTTAATAACCTCTACACGTTGCTGCGCATCGTGTTCGCCAACAACTTCGACGGAAAGTCCGAAACGATCCAATAATTGTGGACGAATATCACCTTCTTCGGGGTTCATCGTACCGATTAAGACAAATTTAGCTGGGTGCGACATGGAAACGCCTTCGCGTTCTACGGTATTAACCCCCATTGCGGCGGCATCCAACAATACGTCAACAACATGATCATCCAGCAGATTGATTTCATCCACATATAAAATATTTCGATTCGCATCTGCCAAAATGCCCGGCTCAAATTTCTTTTTGCCTTGCGAAATAGCATGTTCTAAATCCAATGTGCCAACGACACGATCTTCCGTCGCGTTGACCGGCAATTCAACTACTTTCATGCGTGTTTCATAGGTGGCAAGAGTTTCGCCCGCAGCCTGTCGTTCCATACAGTCACTGCAGAAAAGCCCAGGTTCTTCCGGATCACAACGGAATTGGCAATCTTTTACTGCATCAATCGGCGGCAAAACATCGGCCAATGCACGAACTGCAGTAGATTTTGCCGTACCTTTTTCTCCTTTAATAAGAACTCCGCCGATCGCAGGATTAATGGCATTTAAAAGCAACGCTTTTTTCATGCGTTCCTGACCTACAATAGCAGTAAATGGGTAGTTTTGACGTTTCATACGACAACTCCTTTGTGAATAATATCTTTCTGCTCTCGATGAATAAATATTTTCTTTAATACACATTCCGCTTCCTGCGCTTGTTTGCTTTTGACCCAGCGAGCATAACACCCGCCACCGCAAACTTTCAAGCAATCGCATTCACGACATTGCTCGAGCATCTCTTCGAGACGTTCATGAACGGTTTGCATACATTCGGTCTGAATTTCTTCTTTATAAGAGCCCAAGCGAAACTCCGGCTGGCCGGACAAGGAGGCACAGGCATAGCAGTCACCGCTCGGATCCACATATAATGCACGATTGGTAAGGGCATAACAATGACCAAACGGAGCCAATTTTCCATCTATCAATAGGCGAATTCGTTCACTGTGGGAAAAGGTAATTTTTTTACCTGTTTTTCGATAAAACCAATCCGCTTTCTGAAGCACTTTGACCAAAGCAGCCTGCATTTCGTCGCCGGTAACGGTATCGGATACGCTCGCCCGCCCCTGCGGCCGTAAAATATCAAAGCCGATGCGAAATACATTCCCTGCATAATAGGCCATGGGGATTAACGAATCTAAATGCCGGATATTATGCCGACCCACTACACAGGTAATGCCTACGCCCAGACCGGCATCACGTAAAATGGATAGCCCGCGCATGATATGGTGTGCTGTACCTGTATCGTCAGGATAAATTCGAGCCGCATTATTACGTGTTACGTCCCCATCCAAGCTCACACCGATGCCAATTTTGTGCTTCGCAAAATATTCCGCGACGGCCGGCGTAATCAGGCTGGCATTTGTCTGGATTTGCCACTTAATATAGTAATTTTTTTCGGCGGCATACTCAACAGCGTAGCACAATCGGTCAAAAGCCAACAAAGGCTCCCCTCCGGTTAATTGTACAGTCACCGCTTTTCCGTTAGCCGCGGCCATATCCAATGCCCAACGAATGGCGGCATGAGGCAGTTTGACAAGTGCTTGATTCGCTGCATAACAGTAACGGCATTTAAAATTGCAGGCTCCGGTTAACGCCAGAATTACAAATTCCGGAGTCAAATAACACCACTTCCCCTTTTTCTTTTGCACGAAGGTCCTCATGCGCATCGCATACGCGCCAGATTGTGTCCGGTATCGGCAAAGCGCGGAAAGAACCGACGAATTTTTTCAAAGCTGTACTTGGCTCATCAGCAATTGGTTGAGCTTCATTATCATAATACACTGTTTTTGCTTTCGACAAAACAATTTTTAATAAATCATCGTTTCTTGACGTCAATGCCCATAATAAAACATCCTACATTCCTGCAGTTTTGGACTTGCTCCGACCATTTCGCGTAGGTTAATATTGCTGCTTCAAATATTTGCGCCTCATATCTCGCCAAGTTTTATGTTTGTACATTAATCACCGTAAAACATATGACTCTGCGATGCAGTTCCCGCATGGCAGTAACTGCTTGTATATCATTCCCGAGTCCCCGGCAGAGGTTTCCTAATCCCCTTGCATAACTGTGCCGGCCAATGATAATGTGCTGTCTTCTAAAAAAGCACGCAAATATGCGGTAGTCGAACATACCAGATCACTACTGACTGTTCCTGCACAAAAGCTCTCTGCCACCGCAGAGAGCTTTTATATTCCATGACAGCTTATTATTTCCTCCCAACGCAAGCTATCTCGGGCACGAAATTGCGTTCCAACAAATACGTATTTATGAGAATCAACAACTTCCCTAATAAGCTCAACAAATGGGCAATGATTTTAATATTAAGAAAAAATCATTGTGTATGTAAATGCGGTAACAATTATGCCTGACTGACTACTCGAATTTGCTGAGTCTCAAAAGCATCGGCAATATCTTTACGAAATTTTCCTTCCAACATTGTCCGATTTATTTCTCGACGGGTAATCAAAAGCAATCTTTTCCCATCATAATTAATGCGCAATAATGAATTAATGTATGTTTCGAAATCTTTCTTTTCCATTTTCTCTTGCAGTTTTTTTAGAGCGTTTGCAATCGGCCCTTCTTGATATTCAGTGCGCTCCGTTACGGGTACAAAATGTACTTCATAAAGCGAGTCTGAATATCCTTTATCCGCAGTGGAACGTCGTTCGAGATCAATCGCCATATATTTCCCTCCTTATGCGCGCATTATAACATATTTACTTGCATAAAGAGATGTTTTCGATAAACTATTTCAATATAAACTTAGTCAAGTATTGAGAATCTATATTTATATTTATAATATAATTTTTCAAAAATGTTGACAACTGTTTTTGGAGAGATTATCATGATGTTAATTAAAGATTATGCGGTGCACTTAAAACTGGTGCCCGGGGAACATCAGTTTTTGTAGGAGGTGAAGGTGCCTCCCCGCGAAAGTTTTGTTTTTAAATATCAATACAAAGGAGTCATTCAAATGAACAAACAATGGAAACGATTTATGGCGGCTACATTTTGTGCTGCGATTCTGACAGGATTCGGTAGTTTCGGCGTAAACGCAGCATATGAATTAAGTGCTGAAGTAAAACAGCCGACCCCTGCCTTGCTTACTGCCACCGAAATCGGTGTAAAAGTGCGCGAAAACACCGCTATGCAGAATC
Protein-coding sequences here:
- a CDS encoding aspartate kinase, producing MTLQVKKFGGSSVATPEKIRHIAERILASKQPTDRIVVVVSAMGDSTDDLMALAKQCTHKAYGRELDMLLTTGEQVSIALLAMTFIELGQPAISFTGQQAGIQTSRSYGKGRILDINPERVFTALNEGNIVIVAGFQGLADNGDMVTLGRGGSDTTAVALAGALQADVCEIFTDVDGVYTADPRVVPQAFKMKEITYGEMLEMARLGAGVMQPRAVEMGSRYRVPIHVRSTFTETEGTMIQEEYNMEGKQAAIRGVAHDTNVAKVTVLGVDNRPGVAHMIFSYLAKANIDVDMIVQSIRESDDSKTDIVFTIAESDFPQAQEVLEVFKRDHGIKDILYATDVAKVSVVGAGMLGTPGVAADMFGAFADGNINIQIISTSEISISCLIDERDAEKAVALIHARFLESTDAAQ
- the cobO gene encoding cob(I)yrinic acid a,c-diamide adenosyltransferase, giving the protein MDKGLVLVNTGNGKGKTTAALGLALRAVGNGQKVLILQFIKGAWKYGELSALERLSPDVEIHPLGNGFVRHNKKDGGQKEFQQHQEKARAAWETVKNEVMSDQWDLIILDEVNYAVDFGLLRVEDVVDLIKKRPERLNIVLTGRNARPEVIAIADTVTEMKLIKHAFEKGIRARRGIEF
- a CDS encoding cobyrinate a,c-diamide synthase, which gives rise to MTTFHRPRVVIAGTNSGVGKTTIVTGLLAALTQSGHAVQPFKVGPDYIDPGFHALASGRDSYNLDTWLVPEEKLAENFTRLSEGAELSIIEGVMGLYDGGSAGISSTAAIAKRLQAPVILVINVQSMGQSAGAIALGYKNYDPDVRLAGVIVNRVGSPKHAEMVRESIEQLGIPVLGIIHRNDLLQTPERHLGLTPVTETDPTAVIQQMAKVMHESIDLDRLRAAAEQAPDLSIESRQELDEPIKVRIAVAHDAAFSFYYPTSLQYLERLGAELVHFSPLTDKELPPDIDGIILGGGFPEMFLDALSENREMLTEMKQAADDGMPIYAECGGLMYLCESVTDFAGTRYPLTGIVPATTQMENKLQRVGYVTATAQQDSIIATKGATLRGHEFHFSTLLPENDETYPWAYELIGSRNVTPHKEGYVSQNVLASYLHLAWDGSPQAARRFLTICHDYRQGRLNG
- the cobI gene encoding precorrin-2 C(20)-methyltransferase; translated protein: MQTGTLYGIGVGPGDSEFLTVKAVRTLEHVDVIIVPKTEKKTDSVAYQIAKPFIKKSTEVIPIVFPMVPDMTVQERAWEENRKIISGLLAEGKDIAFLTLGDPMLYSTYMYIFRALKKTEYPIETIPGIPAFLAIASRIGRTVGDQEDVITILPGTADAEKLERVIAVSDSLVIMKVYKTWPIIKKLMEKYNLIDDAIMISRAGLPDEIIYRDLRALPEDTKLNYLSTILAKRSH
- a CDS encoding sirohydrochlorin cobaltochelatase, with protein sequence MNDKAIVLTSFGTTLTDERRRTLKHMQNLTQKAYPDWDVYIAFTSRIVIDRISKQEGEKFYSERAMFYHLASEGYREVAYQPLHIIPGAEYSKIMQLVYKWKADLVFRRLVIGRPLLYFIGQGDERPDDYQLLLDTLKDVIPSAPQEGLLLLAHGTNHPAQAVYSALQLKANQLGYDNVWIGTLEGFPEWREAAKQMRFAGIRKIHVKPLFFHAGEHVSVDIFSKEESVVQKLLEYGFIVEEDWQSLGQIEDILKLYMQHLDDAISERYRGRSHGRPAIPSII
- a CDS encoding energy transducer TonB gives rise to the protein MYYGENEGWGKPITGSLLAHAIVFALFGVAIHFAPTPEHVSLDPVVVEIYDPGGGGGGGSDIAAQNTSTFPDDLDEYDDWESTEESIDENVEAPIHDAYASTPEQSPAKPMRKHRVRRSRSGSGTGQGTGHGSGIGSGTGSGIGSGRGSGIGSGTGSGTGSGVGSNTAPPTSPSILSAPDPKYPESARGANIEGTVGVELVIGAQGSVTSAWVAESSGNAALDQAAVDAVYRWRFAPGTVNGSPVETRSRVRVSFGLKQHSR
- a CDS encoding ExbD/TolR family protein; translated protein: MKLREMRVSKQPKLMIIPMIDIIFFLLVFFMMSMLTMVVQKSVDLSLPKTQSAKVSMETTVPISIKKDGTIYFEQEPIHAEDLRRRIEVEKARNPQLAILVRADAESQYNNFMYVLDQVKLSGISRIGIATDGAKPAPAAPQP
- a CDS encoding MotA/TolQ/ExbB proton channel family protein codes for the protein MSDALHLFNAGGLVMYPLLLCSILVIAIGIERFRYYQKAESDISKLVEEIPVLLHQNDLSGLKQILDEDGGFPAMAIRDAVGHLHTGASQTAVVEGSAAHGASLLRNYLNYLDVIVTMSPLLGLLGTVTGMINSFSILSVSEGQPFAITAGVGEALVATATGLLVAILALVVHTYLAHRLDNLVSDMERLASVYLAHVDGEANEA
- a CDS encoding VWA domain-containing protein — protein: MSYPYIYPFVAVVGQDDVKEAILLALVNPKIGGLLISGSKATAKSTLLRSAMALTEQTLVELPLSATEDRVFGHIDLEKTLADGKRIFLPGLLAKADQQILYIDEINLLRRDLLAAILQVHETHENKIEREGLSYSHPTDFMLVGTMNPQEGTLSDALLDRFGMFVNAQAETDPAKRQEIVRRVLAYEKDRIAFVQRYAEETEKLRKKVITAQAIIPQMEVPAPMLQLAAVYSENAWLAGHRGDIILLEATKAVAALAGRNFLIPDDMERAAYFVLPHRMHQPEHASQEQPEQQPPQPPDQSDDDSAEMPPQNDARELPPPPSNLPEDNDFDTNDDDSHEADTPPNPQMPLPPETWEDINKAFSALQLQVTMNVDRFKRKGSGKRQRTKTDLKQGRYIRAVPMAHEVTDLALDATIRAAAPYQKQREKHGLAIALEKDDLRQKVREKRTGTVFLFCVDASGSMGAKHRMGAVKGAIYGLLQEAYQKRDRIGLITFRRNTAELLLPVTRSIDLAQKALKELPTGGKTPLAAALEMSLAVLAQLKFQDPEVRPVFLLVTDGRATSSLSGGNPVDEAIELGEKLRRTGAAMVVIDTETDFISMGIAKKLSSSMGATYYHVKDLSDEKVLRIVQDHYQH